A part of Eschrichtius robustus isolate mEscRob2 chromosome 20, mEscRob2.pri, whole genome shotgun sequence genomic DNA contains:
- the TEFM gene encoding transcription elongation factor, mitochondrial isoform X2: MNILSLLLAGGRWRCFPVPLGSSLFQALHNSCCRKKSTAPKKIIPHVDFSDENAKESGKALDKLFSSEQQASILHVLNTASNKELEAFTLLRGKKSLSIVEHREKFGPFQNLESLMNVPLFQYKTTIQVCNSILNPETGGKKRKLQENRLLRKLIKPEIGRERLKAINSIVSIVSGTRRIAWAHLDRQLAVLDWQQTEYCQLMKGTYLSSAYLEEISSVVSKMPKADFYVLEKTGPSFQNSSLFPILLHFHIMEAMLYALLNTTFTRDGRHQVLSMNRNAVGKHFELMIGDTRTSGKEVVKQLLSESVLKEEPRVFFPPDKIVRYRQMFSSTEQYRVEELYDSLLQAIAFYELAVFNTES, translated from the exons ATGAACATCCTTAGTCTCCTCTTGGCGGGAG GGAGGTGGAGATGTTTTCCAGTTCCATTAGGGTCCTCCTTATTCCAGGCCCTACATAATTCCTGCTGTCGGAAAAAATCCACTGCACCAAAGAAAATTATTCCCCATGTTGATTTTTCTGATGAAAACGCAAAGGAGTCTGGAAAGGCACTTGACAAGCTCTTCTCTTCAGAACAGCAGGCTTCCATCTTGCATGTGTTGAATACAGCGTCTAATAAAGAACTTGAAGCTTTCACATTGCTCCGTGGAAAAAAGTCCCTCAGCattgtagagcacagagaaaagTTTGGGCCATTTCAGAATTTGGAGAGTTTAATGAATGTGCCCTTGTTCCAGTATAAAACCACCATTCAAGTTTGTAACTCCATTCTTAATCCAGagactggagggaaaaaaaggaagttacAGGAAAATCGTCTCTTGAGAAAGCTCATCAAACCAGAAATAGGGAGAGAGAGACTTAAg GCAATTAATAGTATTGTATCCATTGTTTCTGGTACTCGAAGAATTGCCTGGGCTCACCTTGATCGTCAATTGGCAGTGCTGGACTGGCAGCAAACTGAATATTGCCAATTGATGAAAGGAACGTACCTATCATCTGCCTACTTAGAAGAG atttcttcagTTGTTTCAAAGATGCCTAAAGCCGACTTCTATGTTCTGGAGAAAACAGGACCTTCATTTCAGAACTCATCTCTGTTTCCTATACTATTACATTTTCACATCATGGAAGCCATGCTGTATGCCTTGCTGAATACAACTTTTACCCGGGATGGCCGTCATCAGGTGCTGAGCATGAATCGAAACGCAGTGGGGAAGCACTTTGAACTGATGATTGGTGACACACGGACTAGTGGAAAAGAGGTAGTGAAGCAGCTCCTCTCAGAGTCTGTACTGAAAGAAGAGCCTCGGGTATTCTTCCCACCAGATAAGATAGTCCGCTACAGACAGATGTTTTCATCTACTGAACAATACAGGGTAGAAGAGTTATATGATTCATTATTACAAGCTATTGCCTTCTATGAACTGGCAGTTTTTAATACTGAATCTTAA
- the TEFM gene encoding transcription elongation factor, mitochondrial isoform X1 codes for MNILSLLLAGGRVPAILGRWRCFPVPLGSSLFQALHNSCCRKKSTAPKKIIPHVDFSDENAKESGKALDKLFSSEQQASILHVLNTASNKELEAFTLLRGKKSLSIVEHREKFGPFQNLESLMNVPLFQYKTTIQVCNSILNPETGGKKRKLQENRLLRKLIKPEIGRERLKAINSIVSIVSGTRRIAWAHLDRQLAVLDWQQTEYCQLMKGTYLSSAYLEEISSVVSKMPKADFYVLEKTGPSFQNSSLFPILLHFHIMEAMLYALLNTTFTRDGRHQVLSMNRNAVGKHFELMIGDTRTSGKEVVKQLLSESVLKEEPRVFFPPDKIVRYRQMFSSTEQYRVEELYDSLLQAIAFYELAVFNTES; via the exons ATGAACATCCTTAGTCTCCTCTTGGCGGGAGGTAGGGTGCCTGCAATACTAG GGAGGTGGAGATGTTTTCCAGTTCCATTAGGGTCCTCCTTATTCCAGGCCCTACATAATTCCTGCTGTCGGAAAAAATCCACTGCACCAAAGAAAATTATTCCCCATGTTGATTTTTCTGATGAAAACGCAAAGGAGTCTGGAAAGGCACTTGACAAGCTCTTCTCTTCAGAACAGCAGGCTTCCATCTTGCATGTGTTGAATACAGCGTCTAATAAAGAACTTGAAGCTTTCACATTGCTCCGTGGAAAAAAGTCCCTCAGCattgtagagcacagagaaaagTTTGGGCCATTTCAGAATTTGGAGAGTTTAATGAATGTGCCCTTGTTCCAGTATAAAACCACCATTCAAGTTTGTAACTCCATTCTTAATCCAGagactggagggaaaaaaaggaagttacAGGAAAATCGTCTCTTGAGAAAGCTCATCAAACCAGAAATAGGGAGAGAGAGACTTAAg GCAATTAATAGTATTGTATCCATTGTTTCTGGTACTCGAAGAATTGCCTGGGCTCACCTTGATCGTCAATTGGCAGTGCTGGACTGGCAGCAAACTGAATATTGCCAATTGATGAAAGGAACGTACCTATCATCTGCCTACTTAGAAGAG atttcttcagTTGTTTCAAAGATGCCTAAAGCCGACTTCTATGTTCTGGAGAAAACAGGACCTTCATTTCAGAACTCATCTCTGTTTCCTATACTATTACATTTTCACATCATGGAAGCCATGCTGTATGCCTTGCTGAATACAACTTTTACCCGGGATGGCCGTCATCAGGTGCTGAGCATGAATCGAAACGCAGTGGGGAAGCACTTTGAACTGATGATTGGTGACACACGGACTAGTGGAAAAGAGGTAGTGAAGCAGCTCCTCTCAGAGTCTGTACTGAAAGAAGAGCCTCGGGTATTCTTCCCACCAGATAAGATAGTCCGCTACAGACAGATGTTTTCATCTACTGAACAATACAGGGTAGAAGAGTTATATGATTCATTATTACAAGCTATTGCCTTCTATGAACTGGCAGTTTTTAATACTGAATCTTAA